Proteins encoded within one genomic window of Flavobacterium sp. NG2:
- a CDS encoding CDGSH iron-sulfur domain-containing protein: MKKPNIPQKAPYVIKVTAGTYAWCACGQSKNQPYCDGSHKNTDFKPIIETVTEEKTVAWCGCKHSANAPFCDGTHNKL, from the coding sequence ATGAAAAAGCCAAATATACCACAAAAAGCCCCTTACGTTATTAAAGTCACAGCTGGAACCTATGCTTGGTGCGCCTGCGGTCAAAGTAAAAACCAACCCTATTGTGACGGTTCTCATAAAAACACCGATTTCAAACCAATTATTGAAACGGTTACAGAAGAAAAAACGGTAGCTTGGTGTGGATGTAAACACTCAGCTAATGCACCGTTTTGTGACGGAACTCATAATAAACTGTAG
- the msrA gene encoding peptide-methionine (S)-S-oxide reductase MsrA, with amino-acid sequence MMLKWLDIIKLTSNNKPIPDYEIEKNDAERKQRLAEEQFKVGSKKEIQTAQHSDICSPFQSVKYICIGCKVPLFDEDQELKNISNTYSFTQPIKDNTIGYYKVNSDVQYHIEAFCTNCNTPLGYVFQDDATLSGLRFDINSYSLQKMVIEERKLTMGGGCFWCTEAIFQQLKGVLQVESGYSGGKITNPTYREVSSGLTGHAEVIEITYLVAKINFSDLIRIHLTTHNPTKIIKKGKQNGTQYRSIIFYRNEYEKEKITEIINELQNNYSSPIITELMPFEYFYKAEERHQNYYSRNPEASYCQTVIDPKLAQFKVLYKEKLNN; translated from the coding sequence ATGATGCTCAAATGGCTTGATATCATCAAATTAACAAGCAATAACAAACCAATTCCTGATTATGAAATCGAAAAAAATGACGCAGAGAGGAAACAACGATTAGCAGAAGAACAATTTAAAGTTGGCTCTAAAAAAGAAATACAAACTGCACAGCATTCTGATATTTGTTCTCCATTTCAATCTGTAAAATATATTTGTATTGGTTGTAAAGTCCCGTTATTTGATGAGGATCAAGAGCTAAAAAACATTTCAAATACCTATAGTTTTACCCAACCAATAAAAGATAATACAATAGGGTATTACAAAGTAAACTCAGATGTTCAATATCATATAGAAGCATTTTGTACTAACTGCAATACGCCTTTAGGATATGTATTTCAAGATGACGCAACGCTAAGTGGTTTACGATTCGATATCAATTCTTATTCATTGCAAAAAATGGTTATCGAAGAACGAAAACTGACTATGGGTGGTGGTTGTTTTTGGTGTACCGAAGCTATTTTTCAACAATTAAAGGGAGTTTTACAAGTAGAAAGTGGATATAGTGGTGGCAAAATCACAAATCCAACCTATCGCGAAGTATCCAGCGGTTTGACGGGACATGCTGAAGTAATTGAGATTACTTATTTAGTTGCCAAAATTAATTTTTCAGATTTAATTAGAATCCACCTAACAACACACAACCCAACTAAAATCATTAAAAAAGGAAAACAAAACGGCACACAATATCGAAGTATTATTTTTTATCGAAATGAATATGAAAAAGAAAAAATTACAGAAATAATTAACGAACTGCAAAATAATTATAGCTCCCCAATTATTACAGAACTAATGCCTTTTGAGTATTTTTATAAAGCCGAAGAGCGGCATCAAAATTATTACAGTCGTAACCCAGAAGCTAGTTATTGTCAAACAGTAATCGACCCAAAATTAGCGCAGTTTAAAGTCTTATATAAAGAAAAACTTAACAACTAA
- a CDS encoding universal stress protein → MKRILFPTDFSEVANNAFVHALELAKTLDGELIVLHSFELPVVDNQFFPENYMVIYESLELAQFDMFKDEIPKLRTIAEERNLDKIKMTHRLMDGDLTFNIKKAIKEDKIDFLVMGTSGAAGWEAFFLGSNSGNVITDIDIPMLCIPHDANFKTIKNIGFTTRFRPKDKNALKRVIKIARKTKAAIKCLYVKTNESDVSNETVKEWEKEFEEEPITFSVIHCNEVKETILDFILQKDIDIVTMLTYKRGFFDSLFHPSFTKKAANEFSIPVLAIPIE, encoded by the coding sequence ATGAAACGTATATTATTTCCAACCGATTTTTCAGAAGTTGCCAATAATGCCTTTGTGCACGCTTTAGAGTTAGCTAAAACACTGGACGGAGAGTTGATTGTGTTGCATAGTTTTGAGTTGCCTGTAGTAGACAATCAGTTTTTTCCAGAAAATTATATGGTCATTTATGAATCTTTAGAATTAGCACAATTTGATATGTTCAAAGATGAGATTCCTAAACTACGCACCATAGCCGAAGAACGAAATCTAGACAAGATAAAAATGACGCACCGCTTAATGGATGGTGACCTCACTTTCAATATTAAAAAAGCTATTAAAGAAGATAAAATTGACTTCCTAGTTATGGGAACCTCTGGAGCGGCCGGCTGGGAAGCATTTTTTTTGGGGTCTAATTCTGGTAATGTTATCACTGATATCGACATTCCGATGTTATGCATTCCTCATGATGCCAACTTTAAAACGATTAAAAACATTGGTTTTACCACGCGATTTAGGCCTAAAGATAAAAATGCCTTAAAGAGAGTTATTAAAATTGCCCGTAAAACAAAAGCAGCCATAAAATGTTTGTATGTAAAAACAAACGAATCAGATGTTTCCAATGAAACGGTCAAAGAATGGGAAAAAGAATTCGAAGAAGAACCAATTACATTCTCAGTGATTCATTGTAATGAAGTCAAAGAAACGATTCTGGACTTCATACTCCAAAAAGACATTGATATTGTCACTATGCTAACGTATAAAAGAGGTTTTTTTGACAGTTTGTTCCATCCTAGCTTCACCAAAAAAGCAGCCAATGAATTCTCCATTCCAGTGCTCGCAATTCCTATTGAATAA
- a CDS encoding peroxiredoxin family protein has protein sequence MNQNDTYGILGQFAPKCEIKDWINEEGQFDNSVQIENYKGKVVVLFCFQDWCQGCHSIGFPALQRMTDALGRNEEIVFLAIQTVFEGHSVNTFDKLVENQKKYQLKIPFGQDNGDTTTQGVSKIMHQYRTGGTPWFIVINQDGIVIFNDFHINTKKAIAILETLN, from the coding sequence TCCCAAATGCGAAATAAAGGACTGGATTAATGAAGAAGGACAGTTTGATAATAGTGTCCAGATTGAAAACTACAAAGGAAAGGTTGTTGTATTATTTTGTTTTCAAGATTGGTGTCAAGGCTGTCACTCTATTGGTTTTCCCGCACTTCAAAGAATGACTGATGCATTAGGAAGAAACGAAGAAATTGTTTTTCTGGCTATACAAACCGTATTCGAAGGACATTCTGTAAATACATTTGACAAATTAGTCGAAAACCAGAAAAAGTACCAATTAAAAATTCCTTTTGGCCAAGACAATGGTGACACAACAACTCAGGGCGTTTCAAAAATCATGCATCAATACCGTACAGGCGGAACGCCTTGGTTTATAGTCATTAATCAAGACGGAATTGTTATTTTTAATGACTTCCATATAAACACAAAAAAAGCTATTGCTATTTTAGAAACCCTTAACTAA